GGGCATGACCCAACCGATCGTCCCTCGCATCCAGCTCAACGACGGCAACTCCGTGCCGCAACTCGGCTTCGGCGTCTTCAAGGTCGACCCGAGACGGGCCGAGGGCATCGTCAGCGAGGCGCTCGAGATCGGGTATCGCCACATCGACACCGCCCGCATCTACGGCAACGAGGAGGGGGTCGGCCGCGCCATCGCGGCGTCGGGCATCCCACGCGAGCAGCTGTACGTGACGACGAAGCTGTGGAACGACGACCAGGGCACGCAGTCGGTGTTCGACGCCTTCGACCGGAGCCTCGAACGGCTGGGCCTCGACTACGTCGACCTCTATCTGATCCATTGGCCCACGCCGGCCCAGGACCGCTACGTCGAGACCTGGCGGGCCTTCGAGCAGCTGCGGGCGTCGGGTCGCACCCGGTCGATCGGCGTCTCGAACTTCCTCGTTCCCCACCTCGAGCGGCTGCTGGCCGAGACCGATACCGTGCCGGCCGTCGACCAGATCGAGCTGCACCCCGCCCATCAGCAGCCCGAGACCACCGCCTTCGCGGAGGAGCACGGCATCGCGATCGAGGCGTGGGGTCCGCTGGGCCAGGGCAAGTACCCCCTGCTCGAGCTTCCAGAGGTGACGGATGCCGCGTCCGCCCATGGCGTGACACCGGCACAGGTCGTCATCCGCTGGCACCTGCAGCGCGGCCACATCGTGTTCCCCAAGTCGAATCGCCGTGAGCGCATGGCGGAGAACTTCGACGTCTTCGGCTTCGAACTCGATGCAGCCGAGATGGAGGCGATCACCGCGCTGGAGCGCGAGGGACGCGTCAGTGCGCACCCCGACGAGGTGAACTGAGGTGGAATGCGGCCCCGACCGGGCGGTCTTGGCGCACTCCACCGCGTCGAGCCGCCGCGACACGCCCGGGATGCGAGCCCGATTTGGCACGACCCCGGGATCCGCGTAAATTCTTACTCATCGCCACGGCGGAGCGGAAAGCGACTGGGTCACTGACACAGAGCGAACCGGCCGAGTGAGCGAGATTCTTAGCCAAATAGCCTCGAAGTCGCATTGCGACTCGGTGATTTCAAGCCTAAGATGAAAACCCACCTCGTAAGAACCCAACGTTCGCGTTGTGC
This DNA window, taken from Agromyces sp. 3263, encodes the following:
- a CDS encoding aldo/keto reductase gives rise to the protein MTQPIVPRIQLNDGNSVPQLGFGVFKVDPRRAEGIVSEALEIGYRHIDTARIYGNEEGVGRAIAASGIPREQLYVTTKLWNDDQGTQSVFDAFDRSLERLGLDYVDLYLIHWPTPAQDRYVETWRAFEQLRASGRTRSIGVSNFLVPHLERLLAETDTVPAVDQIELHPAHQQPETTAFAEEHGIAIEAWGPLGQGKYPLLELPEVTDAASAHGVTPAQVVIRWHLQRGHIVFPKSNRRERMAENFDVFGFELDAAEMEAITALEREGRVSAHPDEVN